In the genome of Sander vitreus isolate 19-12246 chromosome 13, sanVit1, whole genome shotgun sequence, one region contains:
- the LOC144528166 gene encoding odorant receptor 131-2-like, which produces MSYANKSLTNVTAEQQSQGLLERLLFSTVTTVPCCVFLYINGTMLFTLRSKTVFRETSRYILLFNLLFADTVQMAVSQLLYILAACQLRLTYPLCGVLTMLTDLTNGISPLTLVVMSLERYVAVCYPLRHSTIITIRNTEVAIVVVLVFCSLNTLIQVILLLDFPFKDLESLQMKEFCSHISMFLGPMSDIYDKVYTCVLFVSAGVAVISSYIGVMIAARSASTDKASARKARNTLLLHMGQLGLSLSSTIYNPIIIALSRIVTRIVFVRAQNVLYVCIFILPRCLSSLIYGIRDQTIRPVLINHLCCRLKLSVISVKAKVSP; this is translated from the coding sequence ATGTCATATGCAAATAAGTCTCTGACCAATGTCACTGCTGAACAGCAGTCTCAGGGGTTACTGGAAAGATTGTTATTCTCCACTGTGACTACAGTGCCGTGCTGTGTGTTTCTCTACATTAATGGGACCATGTTATTCACCTTGAGGAGTAAAACTGTTTTTCGTGAGACTTCCCGTTACATTCTTCTGTTTAACCTCCTTTTTGCAGACACTGTACAGATGGCAGTGAGTCAGTTACTATACATACTGGCTGCTTGTCAACTAAGGCTAACATATCCTTTATGTGGTGTTCTCACCATGCTCACTGATCTCACAAATGGAATCTCTCCTCTCACACTGGTGGTGATGTCTCTGGAGAGATATGTAGCTGTGTGCTACCCACTGAGGCACTCtaccatcatcaccatcagaAACACTGAAGTGGCTATCGTTGTGGTTTTGGTCTTCTGTTCACTAAATACACTCATacaagttattttactgttagaTTTTCCATTTAAAGACCTAGAGAGCCTGCAGATGAAAGAGTTTTGCTCTCACATATCCATGTTTCTTGGCCCAATGTCTGATATTTATGATAAAGTGTACACTTGTGTTCTGTTTGTATCAGCTGGTGTGGCAGTCATTTCCTCCTATATTGGTGTGATGATAGCAGCCAGGTCAGCCTCCACAGACAAAGCTTCAGCACGAAAGGCTCGtaacacactgctgctgcataTGGGGCAGCTGGGCCTCAGTCTCTCCTCAACCATTTACAACCCCATCATCATTGCTCTTTCGAGAATTGTAACAAGGATAGTATTTGTGCGTGCCCAGAAtgttttatatgtgtgtattttcatctTGCCAAGATGTCTGAGTTCTCTCATTTATGGCATAAGAGATCAGACCATCAGACCTGTCCTCATAAACCATCTATGTTGTCGACTGAAACTCTCAGTCATCTCAGTCAAGGCTAAGGTCTCACCCTAG